The region GTGCGAGCGGATGGGCGTACTGGAGGTTGTCACGCCGGCCGCCGGGGACCCGGGCATGGAGGGCGCCGCGCGGGAACTCGCCGTCAGCGTCGCCCAGGTCCTGGTCAACCGTCGGCCGTACGGCGACGTGGTCGAGCGGATGCGGCGACGCTTCCCGATGCAGGTCGCCGCCGAGATCGTCTGGGGGCTGCTGCCGCCGCTGACGTTCGCCACCGACGACATGATGGTCACCGCCATCCTCGAACCGTGTTACGACGTCGGTGGTGACGTCTTCGACTACGCGCTCAACGACAACGTACTCAGCGTCGGACTGTTCGACACGTGCGGGCACGGCATCAAGGCGAGCACGCTGGCCTCGCTCGTGGTCAACGTCTACCGCAACGCGCGCCGCTGCGGCCTGGATCTTGTAGACACCGCGCTCAGTATCGACAAGTGGATCCGCTCCGAGCACCCGAACCTCTTCTCCACCGCGCTGCTCGCCGAACTCCAACGCGACACCGGTCGGCTACGCATGATCAACGCCGGGCATCCCGGTGCACTGCTGCTGCGCGACGGCAAGGCCATCAGGGAACTGCCCGGCCCGACCGCGCTGCCACTCGGCCTCGGCCACATGTCCGCACGACGGCCGCAGGTGCACGAGGAGGACCTGCATCCGGGTGACCGGGTGCTCGCGTACACCGACGGTGTTACCGACGCGCGCAGTCTCGACGGCGAGCGGTTCGGGGTTGACCGGCTCGTCGACTTCGTCAACCGGGCACTCAACGACCAATTGCCGACGCCCGAGACGATGCGCCGCCTGGTACGCGCCGTCGTCGCGCACCAGGACGACGAACTCCAGGACGACGCGACGGCGATGTTCCTCGAATGGCGTCCACCCCGAAGCC is a window of Micromonospora sp. NBC_01699 DNA encoding:
- a CDS encoding PP2C family protein-serine/threonine phosphatase — translated: MRVVDAGEAVRWLQLNAPRGGPDDLSGLIARAAQTIGASEIVVYLADYGQTQLVPLLANGLKDREVLSIEATLAGRAFSGLDVQVTVDGGDRMWVPLLVGCERMGVLEVVTPAAGDPGMEGAARELAVSVAQVLVNRRPYGDVVERMRRRFPMQVAAEIVWGLLPPLTFATDDMMVTAILEPCYDVGGDVFDYALNDNVLSVGLFDTCGHGIKASTLASLVVNVYRNARRCGLDLVDTALSIDKWIRSEHPNLFSTALLAELQRDTGRLRMINAGHPGALLLRDGKAIRELPGPTALPLGLGHMSARRPQVHEEDLHPGDRVLAYTDGVTDARSLDGERFGVDRLVDFVNRALNDQLPTPETMRRLVRAVVAHQDDELQDDATAMFLEWRPPRSPLAHLSGADS